A window of Costertonia aggregata contains these coding sequences:
- a CDS encoding MarR family winged helix-turn-helix transcriptional regulator encodes MKEITIDYALRATWQAVARMYNEEAKQFETTMAVGFTLLSIDPKTGTPSTALGPKMGMEATSLSRILKSMEEKGLIERRPNPSDGRGVLIHLTNFGLEKRKDSKDVVLRFNEVIKKHVPEEKLNHFFEVTETINKLISDKKVYIKDISNHS; translated from the coding sequence ATGAAGGAAATTACGATTGATTATGCTCTTCGTGCCACTTGGCAAGCAGTAGCTCGTATGTATAATGAAGAAGCTAAACAATTTGAGACCACCATGGCCGTAGGCTTTACCTTATTGAGCATAGATCCAAAAACTGGTACACCATCTACCGCTTTAGGACCTAAAATGGGCATGGAAGCTACGAGCCTTTCCAGGATTTTAAAAAGTATGGAAGAAAAAGGTTTGATTGAAAGGCGACCTAATCCCTCAGATGGCAGAGGCGTGTTGATTCATTTGACCAATTTTGGCCTCGAAAAAAGAAAAGACTCCAAAGATGTGGTGTTGCGCTTTAACGAGGTTATCAAAAAACATGTTCCAGAGGAGAAATTAAATCATTTTTTTGAGGTGACAGAGACTATCAATAAGCTTATATCCGATAAAAAAGTATATATAAAAGACATATCAAATCATTCATAA
- a CDS encoding acyl-CoA dehydrogenase family protein, which yields MSTETIQKNDLLRGGQFLVKETNCEDVFTLEDLNEEQRMMRESTKEFVDRELWAHWERFEKKDYAYTEETMRKAGELGLLSVAVPESYGGMGMGFVSTMLVCDYISGATGSFSTAFGAHTGIGTMPITLYGTEEQKQKYVPKLASGEWFGAYCLTEPGAGSDANSGKTKAVLSEDGTYYSITGQKMWISNAGFCNVFIVFARIEDDKNITGFIVENDPENGISLGDEEKKLGIHSSSTRQVFFNDTKVPVENMLSERGNGFKIAMNALNVGRIKLAAACLEAQRRVVNEAVKYANERVQFKTPIINFGAIKAKIATMATNAYVGESACYRAAKNIEDRIAIRESEGNSHQDAELKGVEEYAIECSILKVAVSEDCQITSDEGIQIFGGMGFSADTPMESAWRDSRIARIYEGTNEINRMLAVGMLVKKAMKGHVDLLGPATAVGEELMGIPSFDTPDFSKLFAEEKDLIKRLKKVFLMVAGSAVQKFGPELEKHQQLMLAASDILIEVYMAESTILRTEKNAKRFGEEAQATQIAMSKLYLYEAVEIVMKKGREAIVSFAEGDEQRMMLMGLKRFTKYTNYPNIVALRTQIADKVAVDNGYTFD from the coding sequence ATGAGCACAGAAACAATACAAAAAAACGACTTACTACGAGGAGGCCAATTCCTAGTCAAAGAAACCAATTGTGAAGACGTTTTCACTTTGGAAGATTTAAACGAAGAACAGCGCATGATGCGCGAGAGTACCAAAGAATTTGTAGATAGAGAACTTTGGGCACATTGGGAACGGTTTGAAAAGAAAGACTATGCCTACACTGAGGAAACCATGCGCAAGGCTGGTGAGCTTGGGCTCTTGAGCGTAGCGGTACCGGAATCTTACGGCGGTATGGGAATGGGATTTGTCTCCACTATGTTGGTCTGCGACTATATTTCTGGAGCAACAGGCTCTTTTAGTACAGCTTTTGGCGCTCATACCGGAATTGGGACCATGCCCATTACACTTTACGGCACCGAGGAACAAAAGCAAAAATATGTGCCAAAATTGGCTTCGGGCGAATGGTTTGGTGCCTATTGCTTGACAGAACCTGGGGCGGGTTCAGATGCAAATTCGGGAAAAACGAAAGCTGTATTGTCAGAAGACGGTACATATTACAGTATTACCGGGCAAAAAATGTGGATTTCCAATGCAGGCTTCTGTAACGTGTTCATAGTATTTGCACGAATTGAAGATGATAAAAACATTACCGGATTTATTGTTGAAAACGACCCTGAAAATGGAATTTCATTGGGCGATGAAGAGAAAAAATTAGGTATCCACTCCTCCTCTACCCGCCAAGTATTCTTCAACGATACCAAGGTACCCGTAGAAAATATGCTATCTGAAAGGGGCAACGGATTCAAAATAGCTATGAATGCTTTAAATGTAGGTCGTATCAAATTAGCGGCAGCTTGTTTGGAAGCGCAAAGAAGAGTGGTGAACGAGGCTGTAAAATATGCCAATGAGCGTGTTCAATTTAAGACCCCCATCATAAATTTTGGTGCCATTAAGGCTAAAATTGCAACGATGGCCACAAATGCATACGTTGGCGAGTCCGCTTGCTATAGAGCCGCAAAAAATATCGAAGATAGAATAGCCATTCGTGAATCGGAAGGCAATTCACACCAAGATGCAGAATTAAAAGGTGTTGAGGAATATGCCATAGAATGCTCCATACTCAAAGTCGCCGTTTCTGAGGATTGTCAAATAACTTCGGATGAAGGTATACAAATTTTCGGGGGTATGGGCTTTAGCGCAGATACCCCAATGGAATCTGCATGGAGGGATTCACGAATAGCTCGTATTTATGAAGGCACCAACGAAATCAATAGAATGTTGGCCGTGGGCATGTTGGTCAAAAAAGCCATGAAAGGTCATGTTGACCTATTAGGTCCGGCAACAGCGGTAGGAGAAGAATTAATGGGAATTCCTTCCTTTGACACTCCTGATTTTTCTAAACTGTTTGCAGAAGAAAAAGATTTGATCAAACGATTAAAGAAAGTGTTCTTAATGGTTGCCGGTTCCGCAGTGCAAAAGTTTGGCCCTGAACTGGAAAAGCACCAACAATTGATGCTTGCAGCATCTGACATTCTTATCGAAGTCTATATGGCCGAAAGTACTATCCTTAGAACAGAGAAAAATGCAAAACGTTTTGGTGAGGAAGCTCAAGCTACACAAATAGCGATGTCCAAGCTATATCTTTATGAGGCCGTGGAAATAGTAATGAAAAAAGGTAGGGAAGCCATAGTTTCCTTCGCCGAAGGAGATGAACAAAGAATGATGTTAATGGGACTAAAACGTTTTACAAAATACACCAATTACCCCAACATAGTGGCTTTACGTACACAAATTGCGGACAAAGTAGCTGTTGATAACGGGTACACCTTTGACTAA
- a CDS encoding pyridoxal phosphate-dependent aminotransferase has translation METNDRRNWLKQVGLGIAGFGLASMNGYGSETILPEYKNHNNVPILLGSNENPYGPSELAKKAILESLSKNNRYGMNITMQLAESLAKKNGLSKNNILMSPGSSAILDLVAQFASLQKGNFITAEPTFNYWGSAAEALGLNKISIPLTRDKQHDLDAMFAAIDTNTQLVYVCNPNNPTGTLCDESELRSFVKKATEKTLVLLDEAYLEFTDQNSLSDMLTSNQNLIITKTFSKIYGLAGARVGYALANENLMRKIKKLRTWSGIGIGVVSSSAALATLYDVDFTERTRMLNQKARAYTIKQLEQLNIKCIPSYTNFIYFSLADYTHDFFDKLKKANITGTRVYEEDGQWSRISIGTMEEMKYFIRALG, from the coding sequence ATGGAAACAAACGATAGAAGAAATTGGTTAAAACAAGTTGGCCTAGGTATTGCAGGTTTTGGGTTGGCGAGTATGAATGGGTATGGTTCTGAAACTATTTTACCAGAATACAAAAACCATAACAATGTTCCTATTTTGTTGGGGTCCAATGAAAACCCGTACGGGCCATCTGAATTGGCAAAAAAAGCAATACTCGAAAGTTTGAGTAAAAACAATCGCTATGGCATGAATATTACCATGCAACTGGCAGAAAGTCTGGCCAAAAAAAATGGCCTATCTAAAAACAATATCCTCATGTCCCCAGGTTCATCGGCGATATTGGATTTGGTCGCGCAATTTGCTTCGCTACAGAAAGGAAATTTCATAACAGCTGAGCCCACTTTTAATTATTGGGGGTCGGCAGCTGAGGCTTTGGGCTTGAACAAGATTTCTATTCCCCTAACGCGGGATAAACAACATGATTTGGATGCCATGTTCGCAGCCATAGATACTAACACACAGTTGGTTTATGTTTGCAATCCCAATAACCCAACGGGAACTTTATGTGACGAATCAGAGCTTAGGTCTTTTGTAAAAAAAGCGACCGAAAAGACATTGGTTTTATTGGACGAAGCTTATTTGGAATTTACCGATCAAAATTCTTTGAGTGATATGTTGACCTCAAATCAGAACCTGATTATAACCAAAACGTTTTCTAAAATATATGGACTTGCAGGGGCTAGGGTAGGTTATGCCTTGGCAAACGAAAACTTAATGCGCAAGATTAAGAAACTAAGAACTTGGTCGGGTATAGGTATAGGTGTGGTATCATCCTCAGCTGCTTTAGCCACCTTATATGATGTTGATTTTACGGAACGTACCCGTATGTTGAATCAAAAGGCAAGAGCGTACACTATCAAGCAACTTGAACAATTGAATATTAAATGCATCCCTTCTTACACCAATTTTATTTATTTTTCCTTGGCGGATTATACACATGATTTTTTTGATAAGCTTAAAAAAGCTAACATAACAGGAACCCGAGTTTATGAGGAAGATGGTCAATGGTCAAGAATATCAATTGGAACTATGGAAGAAATGAAATATTTCATAAGAGCACTAGGCTGA
- a CDS encoding pyridoxal phosphate-dependent decarboxylase family protein, with amino-acid sequence MDKSILKKAYATDDFRKRGHQLVDELADHLEDKLQEKSRKAIQWNEPDTELEFWNDFLQNGNKNTLFSQITQRTTYVHHPKYIGHQVSPTAPITALTGMISALLNNGMAVYEMGMAPSAIERVITDWLCEKIGFEKKSSGFLTSGGTLANLTALLSARKAIIADDIWNEGHSENLGIIVSEEAHYCVDRAAKIMGLGEKGIIKIPATEGFQMNTLLLEEAFQKITDKGIKIFAIVGSAPSTATGIYDNLTEINDFAKKKDLWFHVDGAHGGAAIFSKKHKHTLEGIDKADSVVIDGHKMMMMPTITTALLFKDGKNATATFSQKADYLLTQYDHEDWYNSGKKTFECTKTMMSIHWYAMLKFYGEDIFEAYVTHLYDMGHLFGNIVENDPYFEIATKPVSNIVCFRFVKPTLDIDTANTLNEKIRRILLEDGEYYIVQTKLRGVHYLRCTIMNPFTTEKHLKSLLEKIKNIADGLI; translated from the coding sequence ATGGATAAATCTATTCTTAAAAAGGCATATGCCACAGATGATTTTAGAAAACGTGGACATCAACTTGTTGACGAGCTGGCCGACCATTTAGAAGACAAGCTTCAAGAAAAGTCACGTAAAGCCATTCAGTGGAACGAACCGGATACTGAGCTTGAATTTTGGAACGATTTTCTTCAAAACGGAAACAAAAACACCTTGTTTTCGCAAATTACCCAGCGTACCACGTATGTGCACCACCCAAAATATATTGGACATCAAGTGAGTCCTACAGCTCCAATTACCGCTTTGACAGGGATGATCAGCGCTTTGCTGAACAACGGCATGGCAGTTTACGAAATGGGTATGGCACCTTCGGCAATTGAGAGAGTGATCACGGATTGGCTATGTGAAAAAATTGGTTTTGAAAAAAAATCCAGTGGCTTTTTGACATCAGGCGGAACATTGGCCAATTTAACGGCTCTTTTGAGCGCACGAAAAGCCATAATTGCAGATGATATTTGGAATGAAGGGCATTCTGAAAATCTCGGAATCATAGTTTCGGAAGAGGCCCATTACTGTGTTGATCGTGCCGCAAAAATTATGGGGTTGGGAGAAAAAGGAATTATTAAAATTCCTGCTACCGAAGGCTTTCAAATGAACACTTTGCTTTTAGAGGAGGCCTTTCAAAAGATCACCGACAAAGGAATAAAAATATTTGCCATTGTGGGAAGCGCACCATCGACCGCAACGGGAATCTATGATAATTTGACCGAGATAAACGATTTTGCCAAAAAAAAGGATTTATGGTTTCATGTAGATGGCGCCCACGGCGGAGCTGCTATTTTTTCCAAAAAACACAAGCATACCTTGGAAGGTATCGACAAAGCAGATTCTGTAGTTATAGACGGACACAAAATGATGATGATGCCCACTATAACCACTGCCCTGCTTTTTAAGGACGGTAAAAACGCTACAGCTACATTTAGTCAAAAAGCAGATTATCTGCTCACGCAATATGACCATGAAGATTGGTACAATTCTGGCAAGAAAACCTTCGAATGCACCAAAACCATGATGAGTATTCATTGGTACGCCATGCTCAAATTTTATGGTGAGGACATTTTTGAGGCGTACGTTACCCACCTTTATGACATGGGACATCTTTTTGGCAATATCGTTGAAAATGATCCGTATTTTGAAATAGCCACAAAACCGGTTTCCAATATTGTTTGTTTTCGATTTGTAAAGCCGACACTTGATATAGATACCGCAAATACCTTGAATGAAAAAATCCGTCGAATTTTACTGGAAGATGGGGAATACTATATCGTGCAGACCAAATTACGGGGAGTTCATTATTTGCGATGCACTATAATGAATCCGTTTACCACAGAAAAACATTTGAAATCGCTTTTAGAAAAAATAAAAAACATCGCCGATGGATTGATTTAA
- a CDS encoding four helix bundle protein, protein MGRHNFKKLKVWEEGMSLVDETYRLIDAFPRSEKFNLVSQLMRCSVSIPSNIAEGTSKTTDKHFNKYIEDSLGSAFEWETQLIIANRQGYIEKEKFKSLENKIQQLQKMISGFQGGLNK, encoded by the coding sequence ATGGGACGTCATAATTTTAAAAAACTTAAGGTTTGGGAAGAAGGGATGAGCTTGGTTGATGAAACTTATAGGCTAATAGATGCTTTTCCCCGTTCTGAAAAATTTAATCTAGTGTCTCAACTTATGCGATGTTCTGTATCTATTCCTTCAAATATTGCCGAAGGTACCAGCAAAACAACTGATAAACATTTCAATAAATATATTGAGGATAGTTTAGGTTCCGCATTTGAATGGGAAACCCAACTTATAATAGCTAACAGACAAGGATACATCGAAAAAGAAAAGTTCAAATCCCTAGAAAATAAAATACAACAATTACAAAAAATGATTTCAGGATTTCAAGGTGGATTAAATAAATAA
- a CDS encoding AMP-dependent synthetase/ligase → MQNVTRLFDFPYYQLEKYNLDKALVTKYKGKWVATSTKQYLDQANALSRALLRMGVKPNDKVAIISMNNRTEWNICDIGILQIGAQNVPIYPTISEDDYEYVLNHSEAKYCFVSCQEVLDKILAISGKLKKLKDVYSFDELKNCHHWSEVLKKGEDTGNQEEVEQLKAKVTPKDLATLIYTSGTTGRPKGVMLSHENLVSNAINSEPRIPVENGSADALSFLPLCHVYERMLIYLYQYTGTSIYYAESLETISDNLKEVAPHVMTAVPRLLEKVYDKIIAKGHALTGIKKKLFFWAVEVGLKYEPYGKNGWWYEQKLAIARKLIFSKWKEGLGGNLSTIASGSAALQPRLARIFNAAEFGLMEGYGLTETSPVVSVNDMRNGGFRIGTVGKPIADTEVKIAEDGEICIKGPQVMMGYYKDPEKTAEVIINGYFHTGDIGEIDADGFLKITDRKKEMFKTSGGKYVAPQLLENRFKQSRFIEQLMVVGEGEKMPAALIQPDFDYLFEWAKDNNITISENSDIILNEKVLQQFQEEVDLANENFAKWEKVKAFRLTPDIWSISDGHLTPTMKLRRKIIKEKYIGLYNDIYQH, encoded by the coding sequence ATGCAAAACGTAACCCGACTTTTTGATTTTCCATATTATCAGTTAGAAAAATATAATCTTGATAAAGCTCTTGTAACCAAATATAAGGGAAAGTGGGTTGCAACATCTACCAAGCAATATCTAGATCAGGCCAATGCTTTGAGCAGGGCTCTTTTGCGAATGGGCGTAAAACCCAACGACAAAGTGGCCATCATATCAATGAACAACCGTACCGAATGGAATATCTGCGACATTGGCATCTTACAGATTGGTGCCCAAAACGTGCCTATTTACCCTACCATATCAGAAGATGACTACGAGTATGTTCTGAATCATTCAGAGGCGAAATACTGTTTTGTATCGTGCCAAGAAGTGTTGGATAAGATACTCGCTATTAGTGGTAAATTAAAAAAATTAAAAGATGTATATTCCTTTGATGAGCTAAAGAATTGTCACCATTGGTCAGAAGTGCTGAAAAAAGGGGAAGATACCGGCAACCAAGAAGAGGTTGAACAGCTTAAGGCTAAGGTTACGCCCAAAGACCTGGCCACTCTGATCTACACTTCCGGCACAACGGGAAGACCCAAAGGGGTTATGCTGTCGCATGAAAATTTGGTAAGTAATGCCATAAACAGTGAACCTAGAATTCCTGTTGAAAACGGAAGTGCGGATGCCCTTAGTTTTCTTCCGCTCTGCCATGTATACGAGCGTATGCTCATTTATTTGTATCAATATACCGGAACAAGTATTTACTATGCGGAATCATTGGAGACCATAAGTGATAATTTAAAGGAAGTAGCGCCGCACGTTATGACGGCAGTGCCAAGGCTACTGGAAAAAGTCTATGACAAAATTATTGCCAAAGGCCATGCATTGACAGGTATAAAAAAGAAACTTTTCTTTTGGGCCGTAGAGGTGGGGCTAAAATATGAGCCCTATGGCAAAAACGGCTGGTGGTACGAGCAGAAATTGGCCATTGCACGTAAATTGATATTTAGTAAGTGGAAAGAAGGCCTTGGTGGCAATTTATCCACCATCGCCTCAGGAAGCGCTGCTTTACAACCACGTTTGGCACGCATATTTAATGCAGCTGAATTTGGCCTAATGGAAGGCTACGGACTCACGGAGACTTCTCCCGTGGTTTCCGTTAACGATATGCGTAACGGTGGTTTTAGAATAGGTACGGTTGGTAAGCCAATAGCGGATACCGAAGTCAAAATAGCCGAGGACGGGGAAATCTGTATCAAAGGCCCACAAGTGATGATGGGCTACTACAAAGACCCCGAAAAAACTGCCGAAGTCATCATCAATGGCTATTTTCATACTGGAGACATCGGAGAAATAGATGCAGACGGTTTTCTAAAAATTACCGATCGTAAAAAAGAGATGTTCAAGACATCGGGCGGTAAATATGTTGCCCCACAGTTATTGGAAAACCGATTTAAACAGTCTCGCTTTATCGAGCAACTAATGGTTGTAGGAGAAGGTGAAAAAATGCCCGCGGCATTGATTCAACCGGATTTCGACTATCTTTTTGAATGGGCTAAGGACAACAATATCACCATAAGCGAAAATTCCGATATCATATTGAACGAAAAAGTGTTGCAACAATTTCAAGAAGAAGTTGACCTTGCCAATGAGAATTTTGCCAAATGGGAAAAAGTGAAAGCTTTTAGATTGACTCCAGATATCTGGAGTATCTCCGATGGTCATCTAACGCCAACGATGAAATTGCGCCGCAAAATCATAAAGGAAAAATATATCGGCCTTTATAATGATATCTACCAACATTAA
- a CDS encoding acetyl-CoA C-acyltransferase has translation MRTAYIVKGYRTAVGKAPKGVFRFKRTDELAAETIEYMMKELPNFDKKRIDDVIVGNAMPEGSQGLNMARLISLMGLDIVDVPGVTVNRFCSSGIETIGIATAKIQAGMADCIIAGGAESMSSVPMTGYKTELNYDLVSEGHEDYYWGMGNTAEAVANEYKVSREDQDEFAYNSHMKALKAQAEDRFQDQIAPIEVEQTYIDANGKKATKKYTVTKDEGPRKGTSVEVLNKLRPVFAAGGSVTAGNSSQMSDGAAFVMVMSEEMVKELNLEPIARLVNYAAAGVPPRIMGIGPVAAVPKALKQAGLKQEDVELIELNEAFASQSLAVIRELGLNQDIVNVNGGAIALGHPLGCTGAKLSVQLFDEMRKRNMQGKYGMVTMCVGTGQGAAGIYEFLS, from the coding sequence ATGAGAACTGCATACATAGTAAAAGGCTATAGAACAGCCGTAGGAAAAGCACCTAAAGGAGTTTTTCGTTTTAAGCGAACAGATGAATTGGCCGCGGAGACCATCGAATATATGATGAAGGAGCTCCCAAATTTCGATAAAAAACGAATTGACGATGTTATTGTGGGGAATGCCATGCCAGAAGGTTCTCAAGGACTGAATATGGCCCGATTGATTTCATTGATGGGATTGGATATCGTTGATGTACCTGGAGTAACCGTAAACCGATTTTGCTCCTCGGGAATTGAAACTATAGGAATTGCTACGGCCAAGATTCAAGCTGGAATGGCAGATTGTATTATTGCCGGCGGAGCGGAAAGCATGAGTTCTGTTCCGATGACGGGATACAAGACCGAACTCAACTACGATTTGGTAAGTGAAGGTCATGAGGACTATTACTGGGGCATGGGAAATACGGCAGAAGCAGTTGCCAATGAATATAAAGTTTCTAGGGAAGACCAAGACGAATTTGCATATAATTCGCACATGAAAGCATTGAAAGCGCAAGCAGAAGATAGGTTTCAGGACCAAATTGCACCTATTGAAGTAGAGCAGACCTATATTGATGCCAATGGTAAAAAAGCAACCAAAAAATATACGGTGACCAAAGATGAAGGACCCAGAAAAGGTACTTCGGTAGAAGTGTTGAACAAATTGCGCCCTGTTTTTGCAGCGGGTGGAAGTGTTACAGCGGGGAATTCTTCTCAAATGAGCGATGGTGCTGCGTTTGTGATGGTAATGAGCGAAGAAATGGTCAAAGAATTGAATTTAGAACCCATTGCACGTTTAGTCAATTATGCCGCTGCCGGTGTACCCCCAAGAATTATGGGGATTGGTCCTGTGGCTGCCGTACCTAAGGCATTAAAACAAGCTGGATTAAAACAGGAAGATGTTGAGTTGATTGAATTGAACGAGGCCTTTGCTTCTCAATCCTTGGCCGTAATAAGAGAATTAGGGTTAAATCAAGACATTGTAAATGTAAACGGCGGAGCCATTGCCTTAGGTCATCCTTTGGGCTGTACAGGAGCTAAACTTTCCGTTCAATTATTTGATGAAATGCGAAAGCGTAACATGCAGGGTAAATATGGTATGGTTACCATGTGTGTAGGAACAGGACAGGGAGCTGCTGGAATTTATGAGTTTCTATCATAG
- a CDS encoding 3-hydroxyacyl-CoA dehydrogenase/enoyl-CoA hydratase family protein, which translates to MNKHIKKVAVIGSGIMGSGIACHFANIGVEVLLLDIVPRELTDKEKAKGLSLDDTIVRNRLVNDSLATALKSKPSPIYHQKFADRITTGNLEDDTVKVSEVDWIIEVVVERLDIKQKVFENLEKHRTPGTLITSNTSGIPIKFMSEGRSDDFQKHFCGTHFFNPARYLKLFEIIPGPKTSSEVLDFLNGYGEQFLGKTSVVAKDTPAFIGNRIGIFSIQSLFHMVKEMGMTVEEVDKLTGPVIGRPKSATFRTVDVVGLDTLVHVANGIAENCKDDERHALFSLPDFISTMMENKWLGSKTGQGFYKKSKDAKGKTEILTLDLDTMEYRSKKSAKFATLELTKTIDKVVDRFSVLTGGKDKAGEFYRKSFGQLFAYVSHRIPEITDELYKIDDAMKAGFGWEHGPFQIWDAVGLDKGLEFIAAENQEAASWVADMKAAGIDSFYSVKDGATYFYDIPKKEMVKIPGQDAFIILDNIRKSKEVFKNSGVVVEDLGDGILNVEFQSKMNTIGGDVLAGLNKAIDLAEKDFQGLVVGNQAANFSVGANIGMIFMMAVEQEYDELNMAIKMFQDTMMRMRYSAIPTVSAPHGMTLGGGCELSLHADKVVAAAETYIGLVEFGVGVIPGGGGSKEFALRAQDSFRKGDVELNVLQEYFLTIGMAKVSTSAYEAYDLGILQHGKDVVVVNKDRQIATAKAHAKLMAEAGYTQPVKRKDIKVLGKQALGMFLVGTDSMEASHYISEHDKKIANKLAYVMAGGDLSEPTLVNEQYLLDLEREAFLSLCTERKTLERIQHMLKTGKPLRN; encoded by the coding sequence ATGAACAAGCATATTAAAAAAGTAGCGGTAATCGGTTCAGGTATCATGGGTAGCGGTATCGCATGCCATTTTGCCAACATTGGCGTAGAGGTACTACTCTTGGATATTGTTCCCAGAGAACTTACCGATAAAGAAAAAGCCAAAGGCCTATCTTTAGATGACACTATTGTAAGAAATAGGTTGGTAAACGATTCGTTGGCCACAGCATTAAAATCGAAACCCTCACCAATTTACCACCAGAAATTCGCCGACAGAATTACAACGGGTAATTTGGAAGACGATACAGTAAAGGTTTCTGAAGTTGATTGGATAATCGAGGTTGTCGTTGAACGCTTGGACATTAAACAAAAAGTGTTTGAAAATCTTGAAAAACATAGAACACCGGGAACTTTGATTACTTCTAATACATCAGGGATTCCTATAAAATTCATGTCCGAAGGGCGAAGCGATGATTTCCAAAAGCATTTCTGTGGTACGCATTTCTTCAATCCAGCACGTTATTTAAAACTTTTTGAAATTATTCCAGGCCCAAAAACCTCATCAGAAGTACTGGATTTTCTAAACGGGTATGGGGAGCAGTTTCTTGGAAAAACTTCAGTAGTTGCCAAAGATACTCCTGCTTTCATCGGAAACCGTATCGGTATATTCAGTATTCAGAGCCTTTTTCATATGGTCAAGGAAATGGGGATGACCGTTGAAGAAGTTGATAAATTGACAGGTCCCGTTATCGGTCGGCCAAAATCGGCCACTTTTAGAACGGTCGATGTAGTTGGGTTGGATACCTTGGTGCATGTAGCCAATGGTATTGCGGAAAATTGTAAGGATGATGAGCGTCATGCCTTGTTTTCGTTACCGGATTTTATTTCCACCATGATGGAAAATAAGTGGCTGGGAAGCAAAACCGGGCAAGGCTTCTACAAAAAATCCAAAGACGCCAAAGGCAAAACCGAAATCTTGACGCTGGACTTGGATACCATGGAGTATCGGTCAAAAAAGAGTGCGAAGTTCGCCACTTTGGAATTGACGAAGACCATAGATAAAGTAGTGGATAGATTTTCTGTTTTAACGGGAGGAAAAGACAAAGCTGGAGAATTTTATAGAAAGAGCTTTGGTCAGTTATTCGCTTACGTATCGCATCGAATTCCTGAAATCACTGACGAATTATATAAGATTGATGACGCTATGAAAGCCGGTTTTGGCTGGGAGCATGGCCCGTTTCAGATTTGGGATGCCGTAGGATTGGATAAAGGTCTGGAATTTATAGCTGCTGAAAATCAAGAAGCGGCCTCTTGGGTGGCGGATATGAAAGCAGCTGGAATCGATTCCTTCTATAGTGTAAAGGACGGTGCGACCTATTTCTATGATATTCCAAAGAAAGAAATGGTAAAGATTCCTGGACAGGACGCCTTCATCATTTTGGACAATATTAGAAAATCAAAAGAAGTCTTTAAAAATAGCGGTGTTGTTGTAGAGGATTTAGGCGATGGAATCCTAAATGTGGAATTCCAATCCAAAATGAATACGATTGGCGGGGATGTCTTGGCCGGATTGAACAAAGCCATTGATCTGGCAGAAAAAGATTTTCAAGGACTGGTCGTAGGAAATCAAGCAGCCAACTTCTCCGTAGGAGCAAATATCGGGATGATATTCATGATGGCGGTGGAGCAAGAATACGATGAGTTGAACATGGCCATTAAAATGTTTCAGGATACTATGATGCGTATGCGATATTCGGCCATACCCACGGTATCGGCTCCACATGGCATGACACTCGGAGGTGGCTGCGAACTTTCGCTACATGCTGATAAAGTAGTCGCTGCTGCGGAAACTTACATTGGTTTGGTAGAATTTGGTGTCGGGGTAATTCCTGGCGGTGGCGGTTCCAAAGAATTTGCCTTAAGGGCCCAAGATTCCTTTAGAAAAGGTGATGTAGAATTGAACGTTTTGCAAGAATATTTCTTGACCATCGGGATGGCAAAGGTTTCCACATCGGCCTATGAAGCCTATGATTTAGGCATTCTGCAACATGGAAAGGATGTTGTAGTCGTAAATAAAGACCGTCAAATAGCAACAGCCAAAGCCCATGCGAAATTAATGGCGGAAGCCGGATATACGCAACCTGTAAAACGAAAGGATATCAAAGTTCTAGGGAAGCAGGCACTTGGAATGTTCTTGGTAGGCACCGATTCTATGGAAGCAAGTCACTACATTAGTGAGCACGACAAGAAAATTGCCAATAAATTGGCATATGTCATGGCTGGTGGGGATTTATCCGAACCAACATTGGTCAATGAACAATATTTGTTGGATCTGGAACGCGAAGCTTTTTTATCACTTTGTACCGAAAGAAAAACATTGGAGCGTATTCAGCACATGTTGAAAACGGGAAAACCTTTAAGAAATTAG